One window from the genome of Desulforamulus ruminis DSM 2154 encodes:
- a CDS encoding ATP-binding cassette domain-containing protein, which yields MLEASINKKLWHFNLQVELKVSNQIVVLWGPSGSGKTTVLHCLAGLRNPSSGFVKINNQVVFSSEEKINIPTRLRNIGYLFQDYALFPHMTVKKNVLYGLNSTKKKTAKTLDPLELLNSFGVGHLMDRYPRQLSGGERQRVALARALAVQPRLLLLDEPLSALDKETRLNLRQELKNLHRQWKIPFVLVTHDEEEAKFLGDQIISMEKGEVKELLRCRSVATTFPSKDL from the coding sequence ATGTTGGAAGCCTCTATTAACAAAAAACTTTGGCACTTTAACTTACAAGTTGAACTAAAAGTCAGCAACCAGATTGTCGTGCTGTGGGGTCCTTCCGGTTCCGGAAAAACAACGGTTTTACACTGCCTGGCGGGTTTGCGCAACCCTTCATCCGGTTTTGTTAAAATAAATAATCAGGTGGTTTTTTCCTCCGAGGAAAAAATCAATATTCCCACAAGGCTTAGAAATATCGGCTACCTTTTTCAGGACTATGCTTTATTCCCCCATATGACGGTAAAGAAAAATGTTTTATACGGACTTAACAGTACCAAGAAGAAAACGGCAAAAACCCTGGACCCTTTAGAACTGCTTAATTCCTTTGGGGTAGGACATCTCATGGACCGCTATCCAAGGCAGCTCTCCGGGGGAGAAAGGCAGCGGGTGGCCCTGGCCAGGGCTTTGGCGGTTCAGCCCCGATTGTTGTTGTTGGATGAACCCCTCAGCGCCTTAGATAAAGAAACCAGGTTAAATTTAAGACAGGAGCTTAAAAATCTGCACCGTCAATGGAAAATCCCTTTTGTTCTGGTAACCCACGACGAGGAAGAAGCAAAATTTTTAGGGGATCAGATTATTTCCATGGAAAAGGGAGAGGTAAAAGAATTATTAAGATGCCGGAGTGTTGCCACAACATTTCCGTCTAAAGATTTGTAA
- the pruA gene encoding L-glutamate gamma-semialdehyde dehydrogenase, with translation MLTDYKNEPFLDFSNEKVADSFKKALQEVKAKLGSRYPLIINGKAVETGEEVISLNPSASDQVVGYVAKASLQEAKLALESAQEAFARWSRVKPEERARYLFKAAAIMRRRKMELSAWMVFEAGKNWAEADGDTAEAIDFLEFYGREMCRLAEPQPLVRIFGEDNRLKYIPLGVGLVIPPWNFPLAIMAGMTAAAIVTGNTVVLKPASNTPVIAAKFIEILQEAGLPDGVVNYLPGSGGAIGDYLVSSPQIRFINFTGSKEVGLRISELAAKMVPGQKAIKRVVAEMGGKDAIIVDSSSDLEEAAAAIVASAFGFQGQKCSACSRAIILDDVYDRIVELVIDKTKKLTVGPAVDNYPVGPVTDSNSLKRIKSYIEIGKKEGTLQVGGETLEHMGGYFVQPTVITDVPPNATIAQEEIFGPVLAVIRAKDFSHALDIANGTEYGLTGSVFSRNRANLERAAREFHVGNLYFNRKCTGALVGVHPFGGFNMSGTDSKAGGRDYLLLFSQAKAISEKY, from the coding sequence ATGCTAACAGATTACAAAAATGAACCTTTTTTAGATTTTAGCAATGAAAAGGTGGCAGACAGTTTTAAGAAGGCACTGCAAGAAGTGAAAGCTAAATTAGGCAGCCGTTATCCCCTTATTATTAACGGCAAAGCCGTTGAGACCGGTGAAGAAGTTATTTCCCTCAATCCTTCAGCCTCGGATCAGGTGGTTGGCTATGTAGCCAAGGCATCCCTGCAGGAGGCTAAATTGGCTCTGGAAAGTGCCCAGGAGGCCTTTGCCAGATGGTCCAGAGTAAAGCCTGAGGAGAGGGCCCGCTATCTTTTTAAGGCTGCGGCGATTATGAGAAGAAGAAAGATGGAACTGTCCGCCTGGATGGTTTTTGAAGCCGGTAAAAACTGGGCCGAAGCAGACGGGGATACGGCCGAAGCCATTGACTTTTTAGAGTTTTACGGCCGGGAGATGTGCCGTCTGGCAGAACCGCAGCCCCTGGTGCGGATTTTCGGTGAAGACAACAGACTGAAATATATACCGCTGGGTGTAGGGTTAGTAATTCCTCCCTGGAATTTCCCCCTGGCCATCATGGCGGGCATGACCGCTGCCGCCATTGTGACAGGGAATACGGTGGTGCTTAAGCCCGCCAGCAATACTCCTGTTATTGCAGCTAAATTTATTGAAATCCTTCAGGAAGCCGGTTTGCCCGACGGAGTGGTGAATTACTTGCCCGGCAGCGGGGGAGCCATTGGAGACTATCTTGTGAGCAGTCCCCAAATTCGTTTTATTAATTTTACCGGTTCCAAGGAAGTGGGATTAAGAATTAGCGAATTGGCAGCCAAAATGGTCCCTGGACAGAAGGCTATAAAACGGGTCGTGGCGGAAATGGGCGGCAAGGATGCCATCATTGTGGACAGCAGTTCCGACTTAGAAGAAGCGGCGGCGGCTATTGTTGCATCTGCTTTTGGCTTCCAGGGACAGAAATGTTCTGCTTGCTCCCGGGCCATTATTTTAGATGACGTTTATGATCGGATTGTGGAGTTAGTCATTGATAAAACCAAAAAACTGACCGTGGGACCGGCCGTAGATAATTATCCGGTAGGACCGGTGACGGACAGTAATTCTTTGAAGAGAATTAAATCCTATATTGAAATCGGGAAAAAAGAAGGTACCCTGCAGGTGGGTGGAGAGACCCTGGAGCATATGGGCGGTTATTTTGTACAGCCCACGGTGATCACGGATGTTCCCCCCAATGCCACCATTGCTCAGGAGGAAATCTTTGGTCCTGTACTGGCGGTTATCCGGGCGAAGGATTTTAGCCACGCTCTGGATATTGCCAATGGCACCGAATATGGTCTTACGGGATCGGTATTTTCCCGGAACCGGGCCAACCTGGAAAGAGCTGCCCGGGAATTTCACGTAGGCAACCTTTATTTTAACCGCAAGTGCACCGGTGCTCTGGTGGGAGTCCATCCCTTTGGCGGCTTTAACATGTCCGGCACCGATTCCAAGGCTGGGGGCAGGGATTATCTGTTATTGTTTAGCCAAGCCAAAGCCATATCTGAAAAATACTAA
- a CDS encoding ferritin family protein, giving the protein MTTGCSEELSNIKSAILNEHEGQQFYQMAAEKADVQEVKEIFLSLAEEEKKHEQYLRSLYDSVQSNNVNCPDISFQPGVPVIFDPAKLSKESPSLLVSALSVGVMMEEASIEFYKEAAQKTNNDHARRLYLELAQWEGQHYQALEEAYDFAWDEWWSKQGFSPA; this is encoded by the coding sequence ATGACAACTGGTTGCTCGGAGGAATTATCGAATATTAAATCAGCCATCTTAAATGAGCATGAAGGCCAGCAGTTTTATCAAATGGCTGCGGAGAAGGCAGATGTTCAGGAAGTAAAAGAAATTTTCCTCAGTCTGGCTGAAGAAGAGAAAAAGCATGAGCAATATCTACGAAGTCTTTATGACTCTGTGCAAAGCAACAACGTAAACTGTCCCGATATTTCCTTCCAACCCGGAGTTCCGGTAATCTTTGATCCGGCTAAGCTCTCCAAGGAATCTCCTTCTTTACTGGTATCCGCCCTGTCCGTGGGCGTTATGATGGAGGAGGCCTCCATAGAGTTTTATAAAGAGGCGGCTCAAAAAACAAACAATGATCATGCCAGAAGGCTGTATCTAGAGCTGGCTCAGTGGGAAGGCCAGCACTATCAGGCGCTGGAAGAAGCCTATGATTTTGCCTGGGATGAATGGTGGAGTAAACAAGGATTTTCTCCTGCATAA
- a CDS encoding undecaprenyl-diphosphate phosphatase, whose translation MEEFFKAVILGAVQGLTEFLPVSSTGHLLLGRKLMGLSEAGLFLDTMLHLGTLLAVVVIFWQDIIYMIKNPFSKLTLLILVGTIPTAIIGLTFEDFFEEISKTGVTVGWEFLATGIILWVADNVKKQGTKSIEQISFFDAFIVGTLQGAAILPAISRSGLTIAGALFRGINKQAAARFSFLLSLPAILGAVVLQSAKLVGGQAESIGFLPLLAGTIAAALFGYIAVKWMLVILQRGSLKIFSIYVWILGVGILAAQFLGKF comes from the coding sequence ATGGAAGAATTTTTTAAAGCTGTCATACTGGGAGCTGTTCAGGGGTTAACCGAGTTTCTGCCGGTGAGCAGTACCGGCCATTTGTTGTTAGGCAGAAAATTGATGGGCCTCTCCGAAGCAGGTTTATTTCTGGATACTATGCTGCATCTGGGAACCCTCTTGGCCGTGGTGGTTATTTTCTGGCAGGATATTATCTATATGATTAAAAATCCCTTCAGCAAGCTGACCCTTTTGATTCTGGTGGGCACCATTCCAACCGCCATCATTGGTCTAACCTTTGAGGATTTTTTTGAGGAAATTTCCAAAACAGGAGTCACGGTGGGATGGGAATTTTTAGCTACCGGCATCATCCTCTGGGTGGCGGACAACGTGAAAAAACAAGGGACCAAGAGTATTGAACAAATTTCCTTCTTTGATGCGTTTATCGTGGGGACCTTGCAGGGTGCGGCCATCCTTCCGGCCATTTCCCGGTCCGGGTTGACCATTGCCGGCGCCTTGTTCCGGGGTATTAACAAACAAGCTGCCGCCCGTTTTTCCTTCCTTTTATCTTTGCCGGCCATTCTGGGGGCCGTGGTGCTGCAAAGCGCTAAATTGGTGGGCGGGCAGGCCGAATCCATCGGATTTCTCCCTTTGCTTGCCGGAACTATTGCCGCCGCCCTTTTCGGTTATATCGCTGTTAAGTGGATGCTGGTGATTCTCCAGCGGGGTTCTTTAAAAATTTTCTCTATCTATGTATGGATTCTGGGCGTAGGAATTCTGGCGGCACAATTTTTAGGTAAGTTTTAG
- a CDS encoding heparan-alpha-glucosaminide N-acetyltransferase: MLNGKNPSRIWELDFFRGIAILLMVFFHFMYDLAAFYDVQIHYEQGIIYYTGKAAACLFIFIAGISSSLSKNNLKRGVILLFLGFVITLTTAVAVPGSNIVFGILHFLGVSILLYPLFKHIKPLILFFMATLIILSGRYLSGINVPVNFLFPLGLVTEDFYSVDFYPLFPWFGLFLYGVAFSRWKYAAKQSLFPFTLNNSLLVSAGQHSLIIYLIHQPVLLLLLYLFFHL, from the coding sequence ATGCTAAATGGAAAGAATCCTTCTCGTATCTGGGAACTGGATTTTTTTCGGGGTATCGCCATCCTGCTGATGGTCTTTTTTCACTTCATGTACGATCTGGCAGCATTTTATGACGTACAGATTCACTATGAACAAGGCATCATTTATTATACCGGCAAAGCCGCAGCCTGTTTGTTTATTTTTATTGCCGGTATCAGCAGTTCCCTAAGTAAAAATAATTTGAAACGGGGGGTTATCCTCCTGTTCCTGGGATTTGTTATTACTCTGACCACCGCTGTGGCCGTACCGGGCTCGAACATTGTATTCGGTATCCTTCACTTTCTAGGCGTTAGTATCCTTTTATATCCCCTGTTTAAGCATATAAAACCGCTGATTTTATTTTTTATGGCAACTTTGATTATCTTGTCCGGACGGTATCTATCCGGCATAAACGTCCCGGTTAATTTTCTGTTCCCCCTGGGACTTGTAACAGAAGATTTTTATTCGGTGGACTTTTATCCCCTTTTTCCGTGGTTCGGTCTCTTTCTTTACGGCGTGGCCTTCAGCAGATGGAAGTATGCGGCTAAACAAAGTCTTTTCCCCTTTACCCTGAATAATTCTTTACTGGTTTCAGCCGGGCAACATTCACTGATCATCTACCTCATACACCAACCGGTTCTTTTACTGCTCCTTTACCTCTTTTTCCATTTATAA
- a CDS encoding putative ABC transporter permease — protein MTQRFLIYGTLGWGMEIVWTGLLSAFAGDVRLTSTTYLWMFPIYGLAVFLEPLHDSIRHGPWWLRGFIWVAAIWTIELSTGALIKVLTGAIPWDYSGSSPWQVGGLIRLDMAPLWFGVGFLFERLHDYLVETLQIN, from the coding sequence ATGACACAGCGATTTCTGATTTATGGAACCTTAGGCTGGGGAATGGAAATCGTATGGACCGGCTTGCTGTCCGCCTTTGCCGGGGATGTGCGTTTAACTTCCACCACTTATCTGTGGATGTTTCCCATTTACGGTCTGGCTGTTTTTCTAGAACCCCTCCATGACAGTATTCGCCATGGCCCCTGGTGGCTGCGGGGATTCATTTGGGTTGCCGCCATCTGGACCATTGAACTTAGCACCGGAGCCCTCATTAAGGTCCTAACAGGAGCCATTCCCTGGGACTATTCCGGGTCTTCCCCCTGGCAGGTGGGCGGGCTTATCCGGCTGGATATGGCGCCCCTGTGGTTTGGCGTGGGATTCCTCTTTGAGCGGCTCCATGATTATCTGGTAGAAACCCTGCAAATTAACTAG
- a CDS encoding NAD(P)-dependent oxidoreductase, with amino-acid sequence MNSCSWEENVMLLTRENTVIGFIGTGVMGRSMAGHLLKGGFRVAVYNRTKARAEELIQAGALWKDTVAEVAAGCNVIITMVGYPSDVEEVYFGDEGVIRHAKPGSYLIDMTTSSPSLARKIYEKAEKRELMALDAPVSGGDVGAREARLAIMVGGDAAAFEAIKPILEIMGKNIVLQGDAGAGQYTKMCNQIAIASNMMGVCEAVAYAQRAGLDPARVLQSIETGAAGSWSLSNLAPRIIDGNFAPGFYVKHFIKDMNIALDSAKEMGLWTPGLELAKSLYEKLAAQGDQDSGTQALYKLLNR; translated from the coding sequence ATTAATTCTTGTAGTTGGGAGGAAAACGTCATGTTATTGACCAGGGAAAACACCGTGATTGGTTTTATTGGAACCGGTGTGATGGGCAGGAGTATGGCCGGCCACTTGCTCAAAGGGGGCTTCAGGGTTGCCGTATATAACCGTACCAAGGCCAGAGCGGAAGAACTCATTCAGGCCGGAGCTCTTTGGAAGGACACTGTGGCTGAAGTGGCTGCCGGGTGTAATGTTATCATTACCATGGTGGGTTACCCCAGCGATGTGGAAGAGGTGTATTTTGGCGATGAGGGAGTCATTCGTCACGCCAAACCCGGCAGCTATTTAATTGACATGACCACATCTTCTCCATCTTTGGCCCGAAAGATTTATGAAAAGGCTGAGAAAAGGGAGCTTATGGCCCTGGATGCCCCGGTTTCCGGCGGGGATGTCGGTGCCCGGGAAGCCCGGCTGGCTATTATGGTGGGCGGGGATGCTGCCGCCTTTGAGGCCATAAAGCCCATTCTGGAAATAATGGGTAAAAACATTGTGCTGCAGGGAGATGCCGGTGCCGGTCAATATACCAAAATGTGCAACCAAATTGCCATTGCTTCCAACATGATGGGGGTATGTGAAGCGGTGGCTTACGCCCAAAGGGCGGGACTGGATCCTGCAAGAGTTTTGCAGAGTATTGAGACCGGAGCTGCCGGCAGTTGGTCCCTCAGCAATCTGGCACCTAGAATTATTGACGGCAATTTTGCTCCGGGTTTTTACGTTAAACATTTTATCAAAGACATGAACATTGCCTTGGATTCTGCTAAAGAGATGGGGTTATGGACCCCGGGACTGGAATTGGCCAAATCCTTATACGAAAAACTAGCAGCCCAGGGAGACCAGGACAGCGGAACACAGGCGCTATATAAATTGCTCAACCGGTAA
- a CDS encoding glycosyltransferase: protein MDKVAIGCVVRDRAWVLPEYLQALQEISYPHKLYLFLENDSRDNTKKILEETTLDAEKIIYSINTRSPHGIREQHSAHQFANLAFLRNQFIERFLETDAHYLLSVDSDIIVPPTLLERLLSGGPKLIVGAAISNVPGQRLDGRSPGNFLIYRNGLYIHPPTYPLQGYMDVDITGAVYLIPRQALEDGVRYGPHPLGEDAPFCLQARKKGYTLRVLLDLQCDHRMNRDFA, encoded by the coding sequence ATGGATAAAGTGGCCATTGGTTGTGTGGTGCGCGACCGGGCCTGGGTATTACCGGAGTACCTCCAGGCCCTGCAAGAAATTTCCTACCCGCATAAGTTATACTTGTTCCTGGAAAACGACAGCAGGGACAATACCAAAAAAATTCTTGAGGAGACCACTCTGGACGCTGAAAAAATTATTTATTCCATCAACACGAGAAGTCCCCATGGCATACGGGAACAGCATTCGGCTCATCAATTTGCCAATCTGGCTTTCCTGCGCAATCAGTTTATCGAACGTTTTTTGGAAACCGACGCCCATTACCTACTTTCGGTAGATTCCGATATCATTGTGCCGCCGACTCTCCTGGAAAGGCTGCTCTCCGGGGGCCCAAAGCTTATCGTAGGTGCAGCTATCTCCAATGTCCCCGGTCAAAGGCTCGACGGAAGATCACCAGGCAATTTTTTAATTTACCGGAACGGCTTATATATTCATCCTCCTACCTATCCTTTACAGGGATATATGGATGTAGACATAACCGGCGCCGTCTATCTCATCCCCCGGCAGGCTCTGGAAGATGGTGTACGTTATGGTCCTCACCCCTTGGGAGAAGACGCACCCTTTTGTCTGCAGGCCAGGAAAAAAGGTTACACTTTGCGGGTCCTTTTGGATTTGCAATGCGATCATCGCATGAACCGGGACTTTGCTTAA
- a CDS encoding glycosyltransferase, with product MKGDDSLVPVIVYPPTVDWDYLHQRPQQLLKALSRCGCPSVFCNLNLEHRHTAGFQSVDENLILANQVDLPEAVQYAKQVYPGYPVVIYYTSPLQVQNIHPAQGDLVVFDSIDEPVCEFAHWFPNYDQAVKKADLVIASARSLVSRAGFYRGDGAFLIPNGCDYEHFSQAQTRHTVNEFPFTTGKPLIGYIGAMATWLDWPLIDTLAHRLHNYEFVFIGPLHFGKPPVQAPNVHYLGHREYRDLPFYLSNFSFCLIPLRLNQMTAGVNPIKFWEYLASGIPILSTELPEVDPDYVVTIRSESLPDIKRIKSKKGKEDRIALARLNSWHERAKKLLTLIQGELKKHG from the coding sequence TTGAAGGGTGATGATTCTTTGGTTCCGGTAATTGTATACCCGCCAACGGTGGATTGGGATTATTTGCATCAAAGGCCCCAGCAGTTGCTAAAGGCCCTGTCCCGGTGCGGCTGCCCTTCTGTATTTTGCAACCTGAATCTTGAACACAGGCATACTGCCGGATTTCAATCTGTGGACGAGAATCTGATACTGGCCAACCAGGTTGATCTGCCGGAAGCGGTTCAATATGCAAAACAGGTCTATCCCGGTTATCCGGTGGTCATTTATTATACCTCTCCTTTACAGGTGCAGAATATCCACCCGGCGCAAGGGGATCTGGTTGTTTTTGATTCCATTGATGAACCGGTTTGTGAGTTTGCCCACTGGTTTCCCAATTATGATCAGGCTGTAAAAAAAGCGGATCTGGTCATTGCTTCGGCCCGCTCTTTGGTCAGCAGGGCCGGTTTCTATCGCGGGGATGGCGCTTTTCTGATACCAAACGGCTGTGACTACGAGCATTTCAGCCAGGCTCAAACCAGGCATACGGTTAACGAATTTCCTTTCACCACAGGGAAGCCCTTGATCGGATACATTGGGGCCATGGCTACCTGGCTGGATTGGCCACTGATTGACACCCTGGCCCACCGGTTGCACAATTATGAATTTGTATTTATCGGTCCCCTGCATTTTGGGAAACCTCCGGTCCAGGCACCCAATGTTCATTACCTGGGACACAGAGAATACCGAGACCTGCCCTTTTATTTAAGCAATTTTTCCTTTTGCCTGATCCCTCTTCGGCTCAACCAGATGACTGCCGGTGTCAATCCAATTAAGTTTTGGGAATATCTGGCCAGTGGGATTCCCATCCTCAGCACAGAACTGCCGGAAGTAGATCCGGACTATGTGGTCACCATTCGTTCAGAAAGCCTGCCGGATATAAAAAGAATTAAAAGCAAAAAAGGCAAAGAGGACCGTATTGCCTTGGCCAGGTTAAACTCCTGGCATGAACGGGCAAAAAAACTGCTTACATTAATACAAGGAGAGTTAAAAAAACATGGATAA
- a CDS encoding M48 family metallopeptidase, producing the protein MNAIWPLLILITAVFSLLYLWYSLFPGRIQPEVFRYFSAEQVAAGREYNLTQRLLFITGFMVQILFLLWLVFSGRGMAFARWAQQLAGGSYWGGILVFFVSLWLMLSLVKLPFTLYSSYFLQKSWGFSTQTLGSWWLDYFKYAGLDLILSALGVLLLFWILGRWPGIWWLLGAGFVSLWLVLQSYLWPVLVSPLFNQFVPAKDPAIISMVQELSQKAGVPVDEVLVMDASQRTTKANAYFTGLGATKRIVLYDTLLKDYPADQIKAVVAHEMAHWRQGHIVKGLTLGILGNFLVWGLLFLVLRGTFPPTPLRYPPQAWAVILLFFVLISFISSPLQNYISRDMEKEADRVSVWLTGDAPAAVRLQINLASKNLSDLSPPAFIQWFSYSHPPALTRIRILQEGAQ; encoded by the coding sequence ATGAATGCCATCTGGCCGTTATTAATCCTGATTACCGCTGTCTTCAGCCTGCTTTACCTCTGGTACAGCCTCTTTCCCGGGCGGATTCAGCCGGAGGTCTTTCGCTACTTCAGTGCGGAACAGGTGGCGGCGGGGCGGGAGTATAACCTGACCCAAAGATTGCTTTTTATTACCGGATTCATGGTGCAAATCCTCTTTTTGCTTTGGTTGGTATTCAGCGGACGGGGAATGGCCTTTGCCCGTTGGGCCCAGCAGTTGGCCGGAGGCAGCTATTGGGGAGGAATTCTGGTATTCTTTGTATCTCTGTGGTTGATGTTGAGTCTGGTGAAGCTGCCCTTTACCCTTTACAGCAGCTACTTTTTGCAGAAAAGCTGGGGTTTTTCCACCCAAACCCTAGGTTCCTGGTGGCTGGATTACTTCAAGTACGCCGGTTTGGACCTGATTTTATCCGCCCTAGGCGTTCTTTTATTGTTCTGGATTCTGGGACGCTGGCCCGGCATCTGGTGGCTCCTGGGGGCCGGTTTTGTTTCACTCTGGTTGGTCCTGCAAAGTTACCTTTGGCCGGTACTGGTTTCACCGCTGTTTAATCAATTTGTTCCTGCCAAGGACCCCGCCATTATTTCCATGGTACAGGAATTATCCCAAAAGGCCGGCGTACCTGTGGATGAGGTCCTGGTGATGGACGCCAGCCAGCGCACCACCAAAGCCAATGCCTATTTTACCGGTCTGGGCGCCACCAAGCGGATTGTTTTATACGATACCTTGCTGAAGGATTACCCGGCGGATCAGATCAAGGCGGTGGTGGCCCATGAAATGGCTCACTGGCGCCAGGGGCATATTGTTAAGGGACTGACCCTGGGGATTTTAGGAAATTTTTTGGTTTGGGGTCTGTTATTCCTGGTTCTGCGGGGTACCTTTCCCCCGACGCCCCTCCGGTACCCGCCCCAGGCCTGGGCGGTTATCCTGTTATTCTTTGTATTGATCTCTTTTATCAGCAGCCCGCTGCAGAATTATATTTCCCGGGATATGGAGAAGGAGGCGGACAGGGTATCGGTTTGGCTAACCGGCGATGCTCCGGCTGCAGTCCGACTGCAGATCAATCTGGCGTCTAAAAATTTATCGGATTTATCCCCTCCGGCCTTTATCCAATGGTTTAGTTATAGCCACCCTCCGGCCTTAACCCGCATCCGTATACTGCAGGAAGGGGCCCAATAA
- a CDS encoding PLP-dependent aminotransferase family protein — protein MIYSFAERVGQIKSSVIREILKVTEQPGVISFAGGLPAPEMFPLEEMKEALGRVLDGGNASALQYGTTEGYLPLREYLTAAMEKKGIATRPAEILITNGSQQALDLLAKLFIDPGDRVVVESPSYLGAIQVFRSYQAQFVSVPTDDGGIELAALEKALEENRPKLIYITPTFKNPTGETMSLERRRQVAELLEKYQVPLIEDDPYGELRYQGESIPPLKAFDKGNRIIYLSTFSKTVAPGLRLGWIVTGPELMAKLVLAKQGTDLHTGTLVQQAVHYYLTHYDVTGHIQAIRDEYGRRRNTMLEAMDRRFPRGASWTEPEGGMFLWVTLPQQLKTDLLLKEAVAEKVAYVPGEAFFAQGGGHNCLRLNFSNSLPSQIEEGIERLAGLLTRYL, from the coding sequence ATGATTTATTCTTTTGCCGAGAGGGTAGGCCAAATAAAGAGTTCCGTAATTCGGGAGATTTTAAAGGTGACCGAGCAGCCGGGTGTGATATCCTTTGCCGGAGGTTTACCCGCCCCCGAAATGTTTCCCCTTGAGGAAATGAAGGAGGCCCTGGGACGGGTGCTGGATGGCGGCAATGCCTCTGCCCTGCAGTATGGCACCACAGAGGGATATCTCCCGCTGCGGGAATATCTTACGGCAGCCATGGAGAAAAAGGGGATCGCTACCCGGCCTGCTGAAATACTAATTACCAACGGTTCCCAGCAGGCCCTGGATCTGCTGGCCAAACTGTTTATTGATCCCGGAGACCGGGTGGTGGTGGAAAGTCCCAGTTATTTAGGGGCCATACAGGTCTTTCGCAGTTACCAGGCTCAGTTTGTGTCGGTACCAACGGATGACGGCGGCATCGAGCTGGCTGCCTTGGAGAAAGCTTTAGAAGAAAATCGTCCCAAACTGATTTATATTACGCCTACCTTCAAAAATCCTACGGGAGAAACCATGTCTTTAGAAAGGCGGCGGCAGGTGGCGGAACTTCTGGAGAAATATCAGGTGCCGTTAATTGAAGACGACCCTTACGGTGAATTGCGCTACCAGGGAGAGTCCATCCCTCCTCTTAAAGCTTTTGATAAGGGAAACCGGATTATTTACCTCAGTACCTTTTCCAAAACCGTGGCCCCCGGTTTACGTCTGGGGTGGATTGTGACCGGGCCTGAATTAATGGCCAAACTGGTACTGGCCAAGCAGGGCACCGATTTGCATACCGGAACATTGGTGCAGCAGGCGGTGCATTATTACCTTACCCACTACGATGTAACAGGCCATATACAGGCTATCCGGGATGAATATGGCCGACGCAGGAATACCATGTTAGAGGCCATGGACAGGCGGTTTCCCCGAGGCGCTTCCTGGACGGAACCCGAGGGTGGCATGTTTTTATGGGTGACGCTTCCCCAGCAATTGAAGACGGATTTGCTTCTAAAAGAAGCGGTTGCGGAGAAGGTTGCCTATGTTCCCGGGGAGGCCTTTTTTGCCCAGGGGGGTGGGCACAATTGCCTGAGATTGAATTTTTCCAATTCCCTGCCTTCCCAAATAGAAGAAGGAATCGAGCGTTTAGCAGGTCTTTTAACCCGGTATCTTTAA
- a CDS encoding DsrE family protein, translating into MSDSLAQRDKLVILWTNGDKEVADKMVFMYALNAKKKGWWQDICLMVWGPSARLLSTDAELQASLAGILETGVEVVACKECADRYGISNKLEQVGIEVKYTGLLLTQFLKEGYKVITI; encoded by the coding sequence ATGAGCGATTCTTTAGCCCAACGGGATAAGCTGGTGATTTTGTGGACCAATGGGGACAAAGAGGTCGCGGATAAAATGGTTTTTATGTACGCGCTGAATGCCAAGAAAAAGGGTTGGTGGCAGGACATTTGCTTAATGGTGTGGGGGCCTTCGGCCAGACTGCTTTCCACAGATGCGGAGTTACAGGCTTCCCTGGCCGGCATCCTGGAAACGGGTGTGGAGGTCGTAGCCTGTAAAGAATGCGCGGACCGCTACGGTATTTCCAACAAACTGGAACAAGTGGGCATCGAGGTTAAGTATACCGGACTTCTATTGACACAGTTTTTAAAAGAAGGATATAAAGTAATAACCATTTAG